The following is a genomic window from Paraburkholderia largidicola.
TCAGGAAGCCGCGCAGATGCCCGGTCAGGTCGCTGAGAAACGCCTGATAAGCCGCCCCGTTCCCATCCAGGCCCCGCACGAATAGAGCCTTCAGTCGCTCTTCGACGGGACTCGCCGGTCCATTTTCGGTAGTTCGGGTCATTGCAGGTTCTGGTTACAGTTGGCACCAAATAAACGGCGTGAAAAACATGTACGGGAATCTCTGCAAAAGGTCCTGGCATTGCCGTGAGGGTTGACTATCCTGGAAGCAGGATAGTTAAGGGAGTGGCGTGATGACACAGCTTGGTCTTGGTCTGGATCTGTCAACGAAGCGTACCCGCAAACGCGAGTTTCTCGACGAGATGACTCGCGTGGTGCCGTGGCAGAAACTGATTGCTCTGATCGAGCCACACTATCCCAAAGGCAAGACTGGGCGCCCGCCGTTTCCCATCCAGACGATGCTGCGCATTCACTTCCTGCAGCAGTGGTTCAGTCTCTCGGACCCGGCGATGGAGGAGGCGCTACACGACATCCCGCTGTATCGGGAGTTCGCGCTGCTGGACACGGGCATAACGCGGCTGCCAGACGAGAGCACGATCCTGCGGTTCCGCCACCTGCTTGAGGCCAATGAACTGTCGACCAGAATACTGGCGACGGTCAACGAGATCCTGCAGGCGAAAGGCCTGATGCTCAAGGCGGGCTCAGCGGTCGATGCGACGTTGATTCCGGCACCCAATTCGACGAAGAAACCCGGCACGCGAGACCCGGAGATGCGTCAGACGCAAAAAGGCGGCAGCTGGTACTTCGGAATGAAGGCACATATCGGAGTCGATGTGGAGTCGGGGCTGGTGCATACCGTGAAGTGCACGCCGGCGAACGTTCATGACATCACGGTGGCACATGAACTGTTGCATGGCAAAGAGAAGGTTGCGTTTGCCGATGCGGGCTATGTGGGCATCGAGAAGCGAGGCGAAACGGGTGCGGTCCAGTGGTACGTCGCGATGAGACCGAGCAAGCGAAACAAGCTGGACAAGAGAAAGCGGCTGGACAGGATATACAACAAAATCGAGCGGCTCAAGGCGGGCGTGAGAGCGAAGGTGGAGCACCCGTTTCGCGTACTGAAATGCCAGTTTGGATATCTGAAGGCGAGATATCGGGGACTGGCAAAGAACACGGCGCACATCGAAACGCAGTTCGCCCTGGCCAATCTGTGGATGGCGCGCAAGATGCTGTGAAGCGGCGCAACAACGGAAGAAAATGCGCCGCATGAGCACAGCGCCGGCCAGCAAAGATGCGACTGGTAGTGATTCAGCAACGTGAGGATGACGACGCGATCTTCACTCCAGGTGTTCGGTTAGAAGTCCAACGAAAAAAACGGGTTATTCAGACCTTCCTACGCGGATAGCAGAGAAATGTTTCCCTCCTGGAGCCATGGTGCAAAAATCTCATGTCCGGCCTCCGGCGGCAGGTCCATCAAGAACCGGAAGCAGCTCGGCGGGATCGGGACGTTTCGTGAAGTCCGGACTCACCTCGGCGTAAGCGATGATGCCGTCCTGGTCGATGACGAACCTCGCCGGCATCGGCAGCGTCCACGAGGGGTCGTCGTTGAATGACGACAGGTCGGTCCCGAACGTGGTTAGATACAGCTCGACAAGATAGTCCGGCAACGGGACACGCAGTCCATAGGCTGCCGAAAGTTCACCGCGTGGGTCTCCGAGTATCGGGAAACTGAGGCGGTTCTCAAGGATCGTCCTGCGGCTATTGACCCCGTTCTGCGGCGAAATTGCCATCAGGCTCGCTCCACGGGCGACGATATCCGGCAGCGCCGCCTGCAGCGCCCGAAGCTCGAGATTGCAGTACGGGCTCCACACGCCGCGATAGAACGTCAGTACCAGCGGGCCATCGGCAATCAGCTTGCGCGAACCGATCGGCCAGTGGCCTGGGTCCTTCATGACAAAACACGGCGCAACGTCGCCGACCTTTTTTGCTCGCTGAGCAAGGCCAGATTCGATCAGTTCGTCGGTCGCCCGCTGGAGCGTATCGACGACCGAACGGTGCACATTGCAAGGAGGTAGCCCGGACTCGAATGTCGCCTTGAAGGCATCGAGACGTTTCTGCAATGACATGACAGGGTTCTCCGGTTCGACGTGCGCCCACCGCTCGACCTAAGTGGGTACGTCGAACGGCGAAACGGACACTTGCCTTCCCAACTATGGTCGGGACTCGGCCCGAAAGATGACACAAGATACAACCTGAATTTTTCCGCATCCCTCGTTTTTCCAATGACGCTGGATACATCAGGATAGCGCCAACCGGGACAGATCCACACCTCCGCCATTGCTACCCTTGAGCGACCTGACGGAACGTTTGTTTCAGGAAGGTGTAACCCGATCGAGGTCCGCGTCGAACTACCGTTGGACAGCGTCGGAAAGCGCTGCGAGACAGGTGTGATGCGCCCCGATCACGCTTAATTTCAATGACACAGCTGGAGATATGGATAAGGCTATTCGGGCTGTCATATCGCCTGCTCCACCGCGACCAATGCATCAATGATTCTCACCAGGAGTCAACTCATGCTATCCCGTCTGCTTGCTTCCGTTTCACTGCTTGTCGCCCTCCCCGTCGCCGCGGCAACGCCCCGACCGGTGGTTGTCGAACTTTTCACGTCCGAAGGCTGTTCATCCTGTCCGCCGGCTGACGCCTATCTGTCGGAGTTAAGTCAGCAGCGGAGCGACATTCTCCCTTTGGCTTTTCACGTCACCTACTGGAACAGCCTCGGATGGAAAGACCCTTTTTCCCTCGATATCGCCACTCAACGTCAAGCTGAATACGGGCGACGCTTCGGCGACGGCTCCTACACGCCCGAAATGGTCGTCGACGGAACAACGGGCTTCGTGGGTTCAGACCGCTCGTCCGCCGAGGCCGCGATTCAGAAAGCGAAGACCGCGGATTCAACGTCCGCGCCGCTGTCCGCGGTGCGCAAGGGCAGCGCCATTACGGTTTCGGTCGGAGCCGGCTCCGGAAGCGCGCAGGTGATTCTGGTGGGTTACGACGCGCAGCACATGACCGCCGTCGGGCGTGGCGAAAACGGCGGGCGAACGTTGAAGGAGTCCAACATCGTTCGCTCGTTCGAGCCGATTGGTCAATGGACCGGCAAACCGGCTATGTTCACCCCCCGGGTCCCTGCGGGTGAGAAGACCGCAGTTTTGCTCGAGGCACCGGACGGACACATTGTCGGCGCTGCCCGCGTGACAGATGAGCCGTAGCATGTGCTCCCTCCGTCTCGATGGGACGCCTTGTGAAAACCCGACCTACTTACAATCTTCTCGGTGAGGAACAAGCGATGCCCCGATTCACTCGCATTGGCGCCTTCTTTGTCCTCGTCGCAACGCTTCTTCTTGCTTCATCGTTCGAGGCTCGTGCGGCGTCCTCGAATTGGGCCGGCGATCAGCGCGCCAGTGTGCGCATCATCACGGCAACCAACGGCGTACCAGGGAACACGCTGCAGATAGGCGTCGAGTTCCGCTATCCGGACGGCTGGCATGGTTACTGGCGCACACCCGGCGATGCCGGCATCGCGCCGATTTTCGACTGGTCGCGGTCCCGGAATGTCGCATCGGCATCCGTGTCCTGGCCGGCGCCGTCCCGCCTCGTTATCTCGGGTCTGCAAAACAGTGTCTATACGGGCGATTGGATTCTGCCGGTGAGCCTTACGCTGGATCATCCGCACGAGGCGACCCGCATTGCGCTGACGCTCGACTACGCGAGTTGCGCGAATGTTTGCGTGCCCGAACATGCGGAGGTGGCGCTCACCTTGCCACTGGGCACGGACGCACCATCAAGCGAAGCCGCAGCTATCGCCGCAGCGGTGCAAAGGGTGCCGCAGACGCCCGCAGAGGCCGGAATCGACGTGGTGCATAGCACGCTGGAGCAAACCTCCGCCGGTCGGCGCCTGAAGGTCGATCTGCGTAGCGAGGGCAGCCCGTTTCGGTCGCCCGACCTGTTCGTCGAAGGAGCCGAGGCCGGTCTGCCCGCAGCGCCACAGGTACACCTATCAAATCGCGGCCACCGGGCAGCACTGAAAGTCGAACTGCCGTCTGCCGCTGCAGCGAAAGAGCCGTTGCGCCTGACCGTGGTGGACGGATCCAGAGCGGCCGAATTCACGGCCGCATCAGTCGTCCCCGCGGGAGTCGACGACCACGGCATCGTCGTCATTCTGTGCTTGGCGCTGCTTGGCGGCCTGATTCTGAACTTCATGCCATGTGTGTTGCCCGTTCTTTCAATCAAGGTTTTCTCGGTAGCGAAAGCCGCAGGCACCGAACGCAAAACGGCCACGCGGGTGGCGCTCGCGACGGCCCTTGGAATCGTCACTTCGTTCGGATTGCTTGCCGCGGTGTTGTCCATCCTTAAACTCGCGGGGGCGTCGCTCGGATGGGGCATACAGTTCCAGCAACCGTGGTTCCTCGCAGGCATGGCCGTCGTCACAACGTTGTTTGCGGCAAGCTTCTTTGACTGGCTCCCGATCAGCCTTCCGCCAATCCTTTCCGGAGGTGCGAGCAGTGCAACCAGTCGGGGGCCGCTTGTCGAGGCGTTCGTCGGCGGCATGCTTTCTACGCTTCTTGCCACACCGTGCTCGGCTCCGCTCGTCGGCACCGTGGTCGGCTTTGCGTTGGCACGCAGTCCGTTCGAGATTACGGCGGTGCTTCTCGCACTTGGGGTAGGAATGGCGCTCCCATTCCTGACATTGGCGCTCGCGCCGTCGCTTGCGACGCGGCTTCCGCGCCCGGGCCAGTGGATGATCCAGTTGCGCAAGATTATGGGACTACTGCTGCTGACGACTTCAATCTGGCTGATCGCATCGTTATGGAATATTGCGGGTATGGCCGTCGCGTCACTCGTCAGTATTGTGCTGATCGTCATGCTCGCAGTGCGTGCCGCCGTGACCCGATGGGGAGGCCT
Proteins encoded in this region:
- a CDS encoding IS5 family transposase, whose protein sequence is MTQLGLGLDLSTKRTRKREFLDEMTRVVPWQKLIALIEPHYPKGKTGRPPFPIQTMLRIHFLQQWFSLSDPAMEEALHDIPLYREFALLDTGITRLPDESTILRFRHLLEANELSTRILATVNEILQAKGLMLKAGSAVDATLIPAPNSTKKPGTRDPEMRQTQKGGSWYFGMKAHIGVDVESGLVHTVKCTPANVHDITVAHELLHGKEKVAFADAGYVGIEKRGETGAVQWYVAMRPSKRNKLDKRKRLDRIYNKIERLKAGVRAKVEHPFRVLKCQFGYLKARYRGLAKNTAHIETQFALANLWMARKML
- a CDS encoding peroxiredoxin-like family protein yields the protein MSLQKRLDAFKATFESGLPPCNVHRSVVDTLQRATDELIESGLAQRAKKVGDVAPCFVMKDPGHWPIGSRKLIADGPLVLTFYRGVWSPYCNLELRALQAALPDIVARGASLMAISPQNGVNSRRTILENRLSFPILGDPRGELSAAYGLRVPLPDYLVELYLTTFGTDLSSFNDDPSWTLPMPARFVIDQDGIIAYAEVSPDFTKRPDPAELLPVLDGPAAGGRT
- a CDS encoding DUF1223 domain-containing protein, with amino-acid sequence MLSRLLASVSLLVALPVAAATPRPVVVELFTSEGCSSCPPADAYLSELSQQRSDILPLAFHVTYWNSLGWKDPFSLDIATQRQAEYGRRFGDGSYTPEMVVDGTTGFVGSDRSSAEAAIQKAKTADSTSAPLSAVRKGSAITVSVGAGSGSAQVILVGYDAQHMTAVGRGENGGRTLKESNIVRSFEPIGQWTGKPAMFTPRVPAGEKTAVLLEAPDGHIVGAARVTDEP
- a CDS encoding protein-disulfide reductase DsbD family protein — translated: MPRFTRIGAFFVLVATLLLASSFEARAASSNWAGDQRASVRIITATNGVPGNTLQIGVEFRYPDGWHGYWRTPGDAGIAPIFDWSRSRNVASASVSWPAPSRLVISGLQNSVYTGDWILPVSLTLDHPHEATRIALTLDYASCANVCVPEHAEVALTLPLGTDAPSSEAAAIAAAVQRVPQTPAEAGIDVVHSTLEQTSAGRRLKVDLRSEGSPFRSPDLFVEGAEAGLPAAPQVHLSNRGHRAALKVELPSAAAAKEPLRLTVVDGSRAAEFTAASVVPAGVDDHGIVVILCLALLGGLILNFMPCVLPVLSIKVFSVAKAAGTERKTATRVALATALGIVTSFGLLAAVLSILKLAGASLGWGIQFQQPWFLAGMAVVTTLFAASFFDWLPISLPPILSGGASSATSRGPLVEAFVGGMLSTLLATPCSAPLVGTVVGFALARSPFEITAVLLALGVGMALPFLTLALAPSLATRLPRPGQWMIQLRKIMGLLLLTTSIWLIASLWNIAGMAVASLVSIVLIVMLAVRAAVTRWGGLLTTRWSGAATALLACCAIAISSLTSPGAGDRSAPLTEWQAFDPNAINTLIASGKTVLVDVTASWCLTCKVNELSVLDTAAVRTRLRQDNIVRMRADWSRYNPGVLAYIQAFGRFGIPLDVVYGPRIPQGQLLPEILQTSTLFHALDNATPAKTAKSNSSAG